In a single window of the Acetivibrio clariflavus DSM 19732 genome:
- the argJ gene encoding bifunctional glutamate N-acetyltransferase/amino-acid acetyltransferase ArgJ, translating to MINVIDGGVTAPKGFKAAGVACGLKNNGKKDLAVVCSDDIAVATGVFTTNLVKGHSLQLTMNHIKKGYAQSIVINSGNANACIGGQGNKDALEIAELTAQLLQCNAENVLVGSTGVIGIPLDMSKIRSGIKTSIANLSAEGGHEACEAIMTTDLVPKEIAVEIEIQGKKIRIGGMAKGSGMIHPNMATMIGVITTDANISHNLLDKALKEVVGYTFNRVSVDGDTSVCDMVLILANGKAGNEGISEEDMEYRNFKSALEHVCTYLARMIAKDGEGATKLIEVKADGAATPDDAYKVVSAVAKSPLVKTAIFGEDANWGRIITAAGYSGADFDPTLVDIYIGDLMVCQNGCALKFDEDKAKEILKEKEVTILINLKKGNYSDRIWTCDFSYDYVKINGSYRS from the coding sequence ATGATAAATGTAATAGATGGCGGAGTTACCGCTCCGAAAGGTTTTAAAGCAGCAGGTGTTGCCTGCGGTTTAAAAAATAATGGCAAAAAGGATTTGGCAGTTGTATGTTCCGATGATATAGCCGTAGCAACCGGAGTCTTTACCACCAATTTGGTAAAAGGTCACTCCCTTCAACTAACCATGAATCATATAAAAAAAGGATACGCCCAATCAATTGTAATAAACAGCGGCAATGCTAATGCCTGCATAGGTGGACAGGGCAATAAGGACGCCTTGGAAATAGCCGAACTCACTGCTCAGCTTCTTCAATGCAATGCAGAAAATGTACTTGTAGGTTCAACCGGAGTTATTGGTATTCCTTTGGATATGTCAAAGATCCGCTCGGGTATAAAAACTTCCATAGCCAACTTATCAGCAGAAGGAGGCCATGAAGCCTGTGAGGCTATTATGACCACTGACCTCGTACCTAAAGAGATTGCCGTAGAAATTGAAATTCAAGGCAAAAAAATAAGAATCGGAGGCATGGCAAAAGGTTCGGGAATGATCCATCCCAATATGGCTACAATGATCGGGGTAATTACCACCGATGCAAACATTTCCCATAACCTTTTGGATAAAGCTCTCAAGGAAGTTGTGGGTTATACCTTTAACAGAGTATCCGTTGACGGAGACACAAGCGTTTGCGACATGGTACTGATATTGGCCAACGGAAAGGCTGGCAATGAAGGAATTTCGGAAGAAGACATGGAATACCGTAATTTTAAATCCGCTTTGGAACACGTTTGTACTTATCTGGCAAGAATGATTGCCAAAGACGGAGAAGGCGCCACAAAACTTATCGAAGTTAAAGCTGATGGTGCTGCAACTCCCGATGATGCTTATAAGGTTGTGAGTGCAGTTGCAAAATCGCCGCTGGTAAAAACAGCAATCTTCGGTGAAGATGCCAACTGGGGACGTATTATAACAGCTGCCGGTTATTCCGGTGCCGATTTTGATCCGACTCTTGTAGATATTTACATCGGAGATTTAATGGTATGTCAAAACGGTTGTGCACTTAAATTTGATGAAGATAAAGCTAAAGAGATATTGAAAGAAAAAGAAGTAACAATATTGATAAACCTGAAAAAAGGAAATTACAGCGATAGAATATGGACCTGTGACTTTTCCTATGATTATGTAAAAATAAACGGAAGTTATAGATCTTAA